One SAR86 cluster bacterium genomic window carries:
- a CDS encoding DUF1820 family protein yields the protein MKQKIYKIKFFQVGEVYEIYAKNIYQSDFYAFLEIDGYIFDTKNNLVVDTSEEKLKAEFLNVQKTLLPINSIVRIDVVNEIGKSKISKADSKNLAQFPINIVPDKTK from the coding sequence GTGAAACAAAAAATTTACAAAATTAAATTTTTTCAAGTTGGAGAAGTATACGAAATTTACGCAAAAAATATATACCAAAGCGATTTTTACGCTTTTCTTGAAATTGATGGCTATATTTTTGATACGAAAAATAATTTAGTTGTAGATACTTCTGAAGAAAAGTTAAAAGCTGAATTTCTAAATGTGCAAAAAACTCTTTTACCTATAAATTCAATTGTTAGAATTGATGTTGTTAATGAAATCGGTAAGTCGAAAATTTCTAAGGCTGATTCAAAGAATCTAGCTCAATTTCCTATAAATATTGTGCCTGATAAAACAAAATAA
- the miaB gene encoding tRNA (N6-isopentenyl adenosine(37)-C2)-methylthiotransferase MiaB produces MPKKLYIKTHGCQMNEYDSEKMAKILKHEENFELTSSELDADLIILNTCSIREKAQERVFHQIGRWRKIKEKKPGLKIAIGGCVASQEGEKIMKRAPEVDIVFGPQSLHRLPELYKKKQKVKKAQIDISFPKLEKFSHMPAPDKGEPSSFVSIMEGCNKYCSFCVVPMTRGHEVSRTVEDILKEVKILSEKGTAEIHYLGQNVNNFKGTYKGEISSLSQLIELTGKIDGIERIRFTTSHPHEFKDDLVEVYANVPELVSHVHLPIQSGSDRILKLMRRRYDTNKYLKLIEKIKKIRPDMSFSSDFIVGFPGETEEDFQATMDIVEKVKFDASYSFIYSQRPNTPASQMEDDVSEKVKKDRLDLLQDRLNQIAFGYSRKLVGTIQNCLVMGLSKKDPGQLQARTICDRVVNFQADNYDLVGQLVNIQINEALPNSLRGVLNN; encoded by the coding sequence ATGCCAAAGAAATTATACATCAAAACACATGGCTGTCAGATGAACGAGTACGATTCAGAAAAGATGGCAAAGATTCTTAAACATGAGGAAAATTTTGAGCTTACAAGTTCAGAACTTGATGCAGATCTTATTATTTTAAATACTTGCTCCATTCGTGAGAAAGCACAAGAGAGAGTATTTCATCAGATTGGTAGATGGAGAAAAATTAAAGAAAAAAAGCCAGGTCTTAAAATAGCAATTGGTGGATGTGTTGCATCACAAGAGGGTGAAAAAATTATGAAAAGAGCACCAGAGGTTGATATTGTTTTTGGCCCTCAATCGCTCCATCGCTTACCAGAACTTTACAAAAAAAAACAAAAAGTCAAAAAAGCACAAATTGATATATCTTTTCCAAAACTAGAAAAATTTTCTCATATGCCTGCTCCTGATAAAGGAGAACCATCATCTTTTGTCTCAATAATGGAAGGATGTAATAAATATTGCTCTTTCTGTGTGGTGCCTATGACAAGAGGGCATGAAGTATCAAGAACTGTTGAAGATATTCTTAAAGAAGTAAAGATATTATCTGAAAAGGGAACAGCCGAAATTCATTATTTAGGTCAAAATGTGAATAACTTTAAAGGAACATATAAAGGTGAAATTTCATCTCTTTCACAGCTTATTGAATTAACTGGAAAAATTGATGGTATAGAGAGAATTCGATTCACAACAAGCCATCCACATGAATTTAAAGATGACCTTGTTGAAGTTTATGCAAATGTTCCTGAATTGGTAAGTCATGTTCATCTTCCAATTCAAAGTGGCTCTGATCGAATCCTCAAGCTTATGAGAAGAAGATACGATACTAACAAGTACTTAAAATTAATAGAAAAAATTAAAAAAATAAGACCCGATATGAGTTTCTCTTCAGATTTTATTGTTGGCTTTCCTGGAGAAACTGAAGAAGATTTTCAGGCCACTATGGATATAGTTGAAAAAGTAAAATTTGATGCATCATACAGTTTTATATACAGCCAAAGACCAAATACGCCTGCATCTCAAATGGAAGACGATGTCTCAGAAAAAGTTAAGAAAGATAGGCTAGATCTGTTGCAAGATAGATTAAATCAAATAGCTTTTGGCTATAGTAGAAAGCTGGTGGGAACAATACAGAATTGTTTAGTTATGGGGTTATCTAAAAAAGATCCAGGTCAGCTTCAAGCAAGAACAATTTGCGACAGAGTAGTAAATTTTCAAGCAGATAACTATGATTTAGTTGGACAATTGGTTAATATTCAAATTAATGAAGCATTGCCTAACTCACTTAGAGGCGTATTAAATAATTAA
- a CDS encoding PhoH family protein — translation MYSQQLNFSNLTPDRLILLCGEFNKNLKQIEKALRIKVLQNGTEFELKGKKEDVGIGVSALFSLKEKLETNSIITPDVVHLSLHSAKFEDKENEESNSSKIKTPRTLVSPRGKNQIAYLDNIKNSDLTFGIGPSGTGKTFLAVACAVDDLIKEKIRKIVLVRPAVEAGEKLGFLPGDLSSKIDPYLRPLYDALHDMLGAERVTRLVERDVIEIAPLAYMRGRTLREAFIIMDEGQNTTIEQMKMFLTRLGFGSKAVVNGDLSQIDLPKNITSGLKHSIEVLKNVDSIKFTKFGAKDVVRHSLVQEIVQAYDNFEE, via the coding sequence TTGTATAGTCAGCAACTAAATTTTTCAAACCTCACTCCAGACAGATTAATTCTGCTTTGCGGAGAATTTAATAAAAATCTTAAACAGATTGAGAAAGCTCTGCGTATTAAGGTTCTTCAAAATGGGACAGAATTTGAATTAAAAGGAAAAAAAGAAGATGTTGGCATAGGGGTTTCTGCATTATTTAGTCTCAAAGAAAAACTAGAAACTAATTCAATCATAACTCCAGATGTTGTCCATTTAAGTTTACATTCAGCAAAATTTGAAGATAAAGAAAATGAAGAATCAAACTCATCAAAAATAAAAACTCCACGCACACTTGTATCACCAAGAGGAAAAAATCAAATTGCATATCTAGATAATATAAAAAATAGCGATTTAACTTTTGGGATTGGTCCGTCAGGTACAGGGAAAACTTTTTTGGCAGTTGCATGTGCAGTAGATGATTTAATTAAAGAAAAAATTAGAAAAATTGTTTTAGTTAGGCCAGCTGTTGAAGCTGGAGAAAAACTTGGCTTTCTACCAGGAGATTTATCATCAAAAATAGACCCATATCTCAGACCCTTATATGATGCCTTACATGACATGTTGGGAGCTGAAAGAGTAACCAGGTTAGTTGAAAGAGATGTCATAGAGATAGCCCCTCTTGCATATATGAGGGGCCGAACATTAAGAGAAGCTTTTATCATTATGGATGAAGGTCAGAATACAACTATAGAGCAAATGAAAATGTTTCTTACAAGGTTAGGTTTTGGATCTAAAGCTGTTGTTAATGGGGATTTAAGTCAAATTGACTTACCTAAAAATATTACATCTGGCCTTAAGCACTCAATTGAAGTTTTAAAGAATGTTGATTCAATAAAATTTACTAAATTTGGTGCTAAGGATGTTGTAAGGCACTCTTTAGTTCAAGAAATTGTACAGGCTTATGATAATTTCGAAGAATAA
- the ybeY gene encoding rRNA maturation RNase YbeY — translation MIISKNNLKFEIFNLPTKFNNKKKAITQAIELFTAFFDINKLNVELSFCSLEDIQKINYKFRKINKPTNVLSFPSEELDQIDKNCEGEILICNDLLLEESLAQNKNHIDHFLHLLIHSLLHLKGYGHDNENDAILMEEKEIEFLSQIGISNPYK, via the coding sequence ATGATAATTTCGAAGAATAATTTAAAATTCGAAATTTTCAATTTACCAACAAAATTTAACAATAAAAAGAAAGCTATTACTCAAGCAATTGAATTATTCACTGCTTTTTTTGATATAAATAAATTAAATGTTGAATTAAGTTTTTGTTCTTTAGAGGATATTCAAAAAATTAACTATAAATTTAGGAAAATAAATAAACCAACAAATGTACTTTCTTTCCCAAGTGAGGAGTTAGATCAGATAGATAAAAATTGTGAGGGAGAAATACTTATTTGTAATGATTTATTATTAGAAGAATCACTTGCCCAAAATAAAAATCATATAGATCATTTTTTACATCTACTGATACACTCACTTTTACATCTTAAGGGCTATGGGCATGATAATGAAAATGATGCTATATTAATGGAAGAAAAAGAAATTGAGTTTTTATCACAAATTGGAATATCTAATCCCTATAAATAA
- a CDS encoding hemolysin family protein translates to MSEEPSQKSFLSFFSNLFSKEKNNSNKTIETPDDEQIEELIQNVLKIKDAIVREIMIPKVNISYINEDSDMQEVYKTIQDTRHSRYPVFDKTSEKAVGILHVKDLIDEEINDKNFKIKDLLREVKYVPETQSVTSLLEDFKKDRAHLAMVLDEYGMLAGLITIEDILEEIVGEIEDEFYEEKTDEIIKINQDEFIVSATLDIEKFEEFFEINLNSEEVESIGGFALKKFGHLPKVGESFEDYDLRFTVTSADQRKIKKITVRKID, encoded by the coding sequence ATGTCTGAAGAGCCCTCGCAGAAAAGTTTTTTATCTTTTTTTTCGAATTTGTTTTCTAAAGAAAAAAATAATTCTAATAAAACAATAGAAACTCCGGATGATGAGCAGATTGAGGAGCTTATACAAAATGTATTAAAAATTAAAGATGCAATAGTTAGAGAAATTATGATTCCTAAAGTAAATATTTCTTATATAAATGAGGATAGTGATATGCAGGAAGTTTATAAAACTATACAAGATACAAGACACTCGAGATATCCCGTTTTTGATAAGACTTCAGAAAAAGCTGTTGGGATACTTCATGTAAAAGATTTAATAGATGAAGAAATAAATGATAAAAATTTTAAGATTAAAGACTTATTAAGAGAGGTCAAATATGTTCCTGAGACACAATCAGTTACATCTCTTCTTGAAGATTTTAAAAAAGATAGAGCTCATCTGGCTATGGTTTTAGATGAATACGGAATGTTGGCAGGACTTATTACTATCGAAGATATTCTTGAAGAAATTGTTGGTGAAATTGAGGATGAGTTTTACGAAGAAAAAACAGATGAGATTATCAAAATCAACCAGGATGAGTTTATAGTCTCTGCAACATTAGATATAGAAAAATTTGAAGAATTTTTTGAAATTAACTTAAACTCTGAAGAGGTAGAATCTATTGGAGGATTTGCTTTGAAGAAATTTGGACATCTTCCAAAAGTGGGTGAAAGTTTCGAAGATTATGATCTTCGATTTACTGTAACATCTGCGGATCAACGAAAAATAAAAAAAATAACAGTTCGAAAAATTGATTAA
- the lnt gene encoding apolipoprotein N-acyltransferase encodes MIKAFFRGLVIGLIFWSISINWIFDAINFYGAGYFLSFCITSLLIFYLSLYFGFFTFLIKFFEGNKFFVLLVPSLIFILEWVRSWMISGFPWLNIGIFSVPINFTGYLPLIGVSGTSFIFGLIIVLALKISILRIGSIFLLLLVGFLSPNKNLFLDEDSKQLKIAVVQPVENNYKILNNLTLQAKNDGAEVIIWPEAVSSYQNFQARTEFADIDIIGGFFVQQDEKIFTSIINTSTNDRYDKRNLVPFGEFQPFDNLLKNFNEFFNIPNSSLTRGEKKQKKVLIQQIPFSGLICWELSFNDTFVDRTRNTGFIIHISNDSWYGKNMPAQHLLHAKARAIESQKWVVRSTTDGISDIISPYNQKKLSENIPKGIKSFKTETISTNMKNTTYLIFGDYPLLIFSFIIILLAVIDKKRNEK; translated from the coding sequence TTGATTAAAGCATTTTTTCGAGGTCTAGTAATTGGTTTAATATTTTGGTCCATCTCAATAAATTGGATTTTTGATGCAATAAATTTTTATGGAGCAGGATATTTTTTAAGTTTTTGTATTACCTCTCTTTTAATTTTTTATCTTTCTCTTTATTTTGGCTTTTTTACTTTTTTAATAAAATTTTTTGAAGGAAATAAATTTTTTGTATTACTAGTACCCTCTTTAATATTCATTTTGGAATGGGTTCGTTCCTGGATGATATCAGGGTTTCCATGGTTAAATATTGGGATTTTTTCAGTTCCTATTAATTTCACAGGATATCTTCCTTTAATAGGTGTTTCTGGAACATCATTTATTTTTGGCCTAATAATTGTCTTAGCTTTAAAAATTAGTATTTTGAGAATTGGAAGTATATTTTTGTTATTACTAGTTGGTTTTTTAAGCCCTAATAAGAATTTATTTCTTGATGAAGACTCTAAACAATTAAAAATTGCAGTTGTTCAGCCAGTAGAAAATAACTACAAAATATTAAACAACCTTACTTTGCAGGCAAAAAACGATGGAGCTGAGGTAATAATATGGCCCGAGGCCGTAAGTAGTTATCAAAATTTTCAAGCAAGAACAGAATTTGCGGATATTGATATTATTGGTGGTTTCTTTGTTCAACAGGATGAAAAAATTTTTACCTCAATTATCAATACTTCAACGAATGATAGATACGATAAAAGAAACTTAGTACCTTTTGGAGAGTTTCAGCCTTTTGATAATTTATTAAAAAACTTCAATGAATTTTTTAATATTCCTAATTCATCACTGACAAGAGGGGAAAAAAAGCAAAAAAAAGTTTTAATTCAACAAATTCCCTTTTCTGGGTTAATTTGTTGGGAATTATCTTTTAATGATACTTTTGTTGATAGAACTAGGAATACAGGATTTATCATTCATATAAGTAATGACAGCTGGTATGGAAAAAATATGCCAGCCCAACATTTACTTCATGCAAAAGCACGTGCAATAGAGTCTCAAAAATGGGTTGTTAGATCTACTACAGATGGCATTTCAGACATTATTTCACCTTATAATCAGAAAAAATTATCAGAAAACATTCCAAAAGGTATAAAGAGTTTTAAAACAGAAACTATCTCTACTAATATGAAAAATACAACATATCTAATTTTTGGAGATTATCCATTACTAATCTTCTCATTTATTATTATCCTATTAGCTGTAATTGATAAAAAAAGAAATGAAAAATAA
- a CDS encoding L,D-transpeptidase, which translates to MKNNILLFLIMSFLMKSTEIEISISEQKLFLLDNKSVIKTYLISSSKYGEGSKVNSFKTPLGKHVIKRKIGKDMPLGARFIGRSFSGEIYPIYDSDQVLVEDDVVQSRILWLDGLENGINKGEGVDSYSRYIYIHGTPEEWLLGEKASKGCIRMSNKDVIELFNLVEEGIPVTINK; encoded by the coding sequence ATGAAAAATAATATCCTACTTTTTTTAATCATGTCTTTCCTGATGAAATCAACAGAGATTGAAATTTCTATTTCCGAGCAAAAATTATTTTTGCTTGATAATAAATCTGTTATAAAAACCTATTTAATATCTTCTTCAAAGTACGGAGAGGGTTCAAAAGTTAACTCGTTTAAAACACCACTTGGTAAACATGTTATCAAAAGAAAAATAGGAAAGGACATGCCATTAGGAGCAAGATTTATTGGAAGGAGCTTTTCAGGAGAAATTTATCCCATATATGATTCTGATCAGGTGCTTGTGGAAGATGATGTGGTTCAGTCAAGGATCCTTTGGCTTGATGGATTAGAGAATGGGATCAATAAAGGTGAGGGTGTAGATTCTTATAGCAGGTATATTTACATACATGGAACACCAGAAGAATGGCTGCTGGGAGAAAAAGCTTCAAAAGGCTGCATAAGAATGTCAAATAAAGATGTCATTGAGTTATTTAACCTCGTGGAAGAGGGAATACCAGTAACAATCAATAAATAG
- a CDS encoding glutathione peroxidase codes for MKFKIIGTIFLYLFSNSVLSACEGLLDEKVKILNEKKYQNLCEYSGKTILVVNTASKCGFTYQYEELEQLQRRFSKDEFTVLGFPSRNFLYQEFTDEEEVAEFCKSTFDITFPLFSITNVNAVNTHPFFEKLFKITQKRPSWNFHKYLITSEGEVKSFSHRMNPSDPQIVEAIQQSIDS; via the coding sequence ATGAAATTTAAAATTATAGGAACAATTTTTTTATATCTTTTTTCAAACAGTGTCCTTTCTGCGTGCGAAGGTCTGCTGGATGAGAAAGTAAAAATTCTAAATGAAAAAAAATATCAAAATCTTTGTGAGTATTCTGGCAAAACTATTCTTGTAGTTAACACCGCAAGTAAATGTGGATTTACTTACCAATACGAAGAACTTGAGCAGTTACAAAGACGATTTTCAAAAGATGAATTCACTGTTTTAGGGTTTCCATCAAGGAATTTTCTTTATCAAGAATTTACCGATGAAGAAGAAGTTGCAGAGTTCTGTAAGTCGACCTTTGATATAACATTTCCTCTATTCTCAATCACTAATGTTAATGCAGTAAATACACATCCTTTCTTTGAAAAGCTTTTCAAAATTACACAGAAAAGACCTAGTTGGAATTTTCACAAGTATTTAATTACTAGCGAAGGAGAGGTAAAAAGTTTTTCTCATAGAATGAATCCTTCAGATCCACAAATAGTTGAAGCAATTCAACAATCTATAGACTCGTAA
- the rpiA gene encoding ribose-5-phosphate isomerase RpiA yields MNKKFFAAEGAFDEINDSNDKINIGIGTGSTTTIFINEFLPNLKNRIDTIFSSSNESTELLENLQFEVSQGAPENFLLDYYIDGADEIDKNYCLIKGGGGAHTKEKILAAASKKFICIVDDSKQVEILGTFPLPIEVIPFAEHSVRRNLGNMSEKITKRSVSSDSGNIILDMHGMLISDPEKMEAELISVPGIVEVGIFAKNKPTSIKIGRNSYYESIDC; encoded by the coding sequence ATGAATAAGAAATTTTTTGCAGCTGAAGGTGCATTTGATGAGATAAATGATTCAAATGACAAGATAAATATAGGTATAGGGACAGGGTCCACAACAACTATTTTTATAAATGAATTTCTTCCAAATTTAAAAAACAGAATAGACACTATTTTTTCAAGCTCAAATGAATCAACAGAGTTATTAGAAAATTTACAATTTGAAGTTTCACAAGGAGCACCAGAGAACTTCTTATTAGATTACTACATTGATGGAGCGGATGAGATAGATAAAAATTATTGTCTTATTAAAGGCGGCGGAGGTGCACATACCAAAGAAAAAATACTCGCTGCAGCTTCAAAAAAATTTATATGTATTGTTGATGATTCAAAACAAGTTGAAATTCTTGGCACTTTTCCATTACCAATAGAAGTAATTCCATTTGCAGAACATTCGGTAAGAAGAAATTTAGGAAATATGAGTGAAAAGATAACAAAGAGAAGTGTTTCATCTGATAGTGGAAATATTATTCTAGACATGCATGGGATGTTAATTTCTGATCCAGAAAAAATGGAGGCGGAACTAATATCTGTTCCAGGAATTGTAGAAGTAGGTATATTTGCAAAAAATAAGCCTACCTCAATAAAGATAGGAAGAAATTCATATTACGAGTCTATAGATTGTTGA
- a CDS encoding 5-formyltetrahydrofolate cyclo-ligase — translation MIQMSVKNGIRLEIKNKFLSISQQEIIEKTHLIQKLLNKQELFHKAKKIGLFMPIEFEPKLVISKEKKVYVPFIKGEVLGYGNISKGVSVGTYGILEPKSKTEVNIFELDIILVPFVGFNEKLYRLGRGKGFYDKTFVNIKSETKRPVLWGVGFEMQKTNLDFQEKHDAKLDKIFTEKEIYE, via the coding sequence ATGATTCAGATGTCTGTTAAAAATGGAATAAGATTAGAAATTAAAAATAAATTCCTTTCAATTTCGCAACAAGAAATAATCGAAAAAACACATCTAATTCAAAAACTTCTAAATAAGCAAGAACTGTTTCATAAGGCAAAGAAAATCGGCTTGTTTATGCCTATTGAATTTGAACCCAAACTTGTAATATCAAAAGAGAAAAAAGTTTATGTCCCTTTTATAAAAGGTGAAGTTCTAGGCTATGGAAATATATCAAAAGGAGTTTCAGTAGGTACATATGGAATATTAGAGCCAAAATCTAAAACAGAAGTAAATATATTTGAGTTAGATATCATTTTAGTTCCATTTGTCGGTTTCAATGAGAAGCTTTATAGGTTAGGAAGAGGTAAAGGGTTCTATGACAAAACTTTTGTTAATATTAAGAGTGAAACAAAAAGACCCGTTTTATGGGGAGTTGGTTTTGAAATGCAAAAGACAAATCTAGACTTTCAAGAAAAGCATGATGCTAAGTTAGATAAAATTTTTACTGAAAAAGAAATCTATGAATAA
- a CDS encoding SDR family oxidoreductase, producing the protein MSDWIFITGGAQRIGKAIAEHFHHNNWNVIIHYRNSEKEAIELKQKLNSVRENSFEIIKADLDDSASVEVLCKKVLEISPNLKAIINNASTFYPKEISEIEEEDWSALLSSNLKAPMFICKFLGERLKKNTGSIVNITDIYAESGLARYATYAAAKAGLLNMTKSLASELAPEVLVNSVAPGVILWDVGNEPDEEKKEEILKKVPLRRMGSVEDIVMMVDYLVTKNSYMTGRNINVDGGKSLG; encoded by the coding sequence ATGAGTGATTGGATTTTTATTACAGGTGGTGCCCAAAGAATAGGTAAAGCTATTGCTGAGCACTTTCATCATAATAATTGGAATGTAATCATCCACTACAGGAATTCTGAAAAAGAAGCTATTGAGCTTAAGCAGAAACTTAATTCGGTGAGAGAAAATTCATTCGAAATTATAAAGGCAGACCTTGATGATAGTGCTTCAGTAGAAGTTTTATGCAAAAAAGTATTAGAAATCTCACCAAATTTAAAAGCAATAATAAATAATGCTTCAACATTCTATCCGAAAGAAATATCTGAAATTGAAGAAGAAGACTGGAGTGCACTTTTATCCTCAAACCTAAAAGCTCCAATGTTCATATGTAAATTTTTGGGAGAAAGGTTGAAGAAAAATACAGGCTCAATAGTTAATATTACAGATATTTATGCTGAATCAGGCTTAGCAAGGTATGCCACCTATGCTGCAGCAAAAGCAGGGTTATTGAATATGACGAAATCACTTGCCTCTGAATTAGCACCTGAGGTGTTGGTAAATTCAGTAGCACCAGGTGTTATTTTGTGGGATGTCGGAAATGAGCCAGATGAAGAAAAGAAGGAAGAGATATTAAAAAAAGTACCTCTTAGGCGAATGGGGTCGGTAGAAGATATTGTAATGATGGTTGATTATTTAGTGACAAAAAATTCCTATATGACCGGAAGAAATATAAATGTTGATGGTGGAAAATCTTTAGGATGA
- a CDS encoding symmetrical bis(5'-nucleosyl)-tetraphosphatase: MNNKSKFVIGDIQGCYKEFKNLLKLIDPNKENKFFCVGDLVNRGPESEKVVDYVLENKVKSVLGNHDLHLMAILAGVRKHNDKKDTMTKIISKNKSVEILDYFLNFPFAKVLSNETKKTLVVHAGVLPTWSIEDVKAANEELTSSLKSNPEKFLDQMYGDRRKAISKSTNKKNRRRYLVNVFTRMRFITKENKLDLNTKIKKSPKQKYQPWFNYKHKALKEVDSIVFGHWAALKGVTNNNKIKGVDLGCVWGGSLAAININDRSIITVDSQK; encoded by the coding sequence ATGAACAACAAATCTAAATTTGTAATAGGTGATATTCAAGGTTGTTACAAAGAATTTAAAAATTTACTAAAACTTATAGACCCAAATAAGGAAAATAAATTCTTCTGTGTAGGTGATCTTGTGAATAGAGGTCCAGAATCTGAAAAGGTAGTTGATTATGTTTTAGAGAATAAAGTAAAAAGTGTACTTGGTAACCATGATTTGCATCTAATGGCGATTCTAGCAGGAGTACGTAAACATAATGACAAAAAAGATACTATGACAAAAATTATAAGCAAGAATAAGTCTGTTGAAATTTTAGATTATTTTTTAAATTTCCCTTTTGCCAAAGTGCTCTCAAATGAGACAAAAAAAACACTTGTTGTACATGCAGGTGTTCTTCCCACCTGGTCTATTGAGGATGTAAAAGCTGCAAATGAAGAATTAACCTCTTCCTTAAAATCTAACCCTGAAAAATTTCTTGATCAAATGTATGGCGACAGAAGGAAGGCAATCTCTAAATCAACTAATAAGAAAAATAGAAGAAGATACCTTGTTAATGTTTTCACCAGAATGAGATTCATAACTAAAGAAAATAAACTAGACTTAAATACTAAAATTAAGAAGTCACCAAAACAAAAATATCAGCCATGGTTCAATTACAAACACAAGGCTCTAAAAGAAGTTGATAGTATTGTGTTTGGCCATTGGGCCGCACTAAAAGGTGTTACAAATAATAATAAAATAAAAGGTGTTGACCTTGGGTGTGTCTGGGGTGGTTCTTTAGCCGCAATCAATATTAACGACAGATCAATTATTACAGTAGATTCGCAAAAATGA
- the rsmA gene encoding 16S rRNA (adenine(1518)-N(6)/adenine(1519)-N(6))-dimethyltransferase RsmA — protein sequence MKIKPKKSLGQNFLRDNTFIEKILACTNLPNATEIIEIGPGDGALTNYLANTNKKFRGIEIDSKLHSILNNKFSDNNNVEFINADILAVDLHKFSSESLIVFGNLPYNISSQIILKILEEDFVFLECIFLVQKEMAERFISKKEKQNKLSLITEYFGTIHGIFDIPPEAFHPKPKVTSTLIRLVKNNKERGLNYQNFKMVLTKCFANPRKKIKAGLKALNLEMEFFSFDINKRPEELVLEDFFEILRAYEQQI from the coding sequence ATGAAAATAAAGCCTAAAAAATCTCTTGGCCAAAACTTTTTAAGAGATAATACTTTTATTGAAAAAATCCTTGCATGCACCAATCTGCCAAACGCCACTGAAATTATTGAAATAGGACCTGGTGATGGTGCTCTTACAAATTATTTAGCCAATACAAATAAAAAATTTAGGGGCATTGAAATAGATAGTAAATTACATAGTATCTTAAATAATAAGTTTTCTGATAATAATAATGTGGAGTTTATAAATGCAGATATTCTGGCAGTTGATTTACATAAATTTTCCTCAGAAAGTCTTATAGTCTTCGGTAATCTGCCTTATAACATTTCATCCCAAATTATTTTAAAGATTTTAGAAGAGGACTTTGTTTTTCTTGAATGTATTTTTCTCGTTCAAAAGGAAATGGCAGAGAGATTCATTTCAAAAAAAGAGAAACAAAATAAACTTTCATTAATAACCGAATATTTTGGAACAATTCATGGAATATTTGATATACCACCTGAGGCATTTCATCCAAAACCAAAGGTGACTTCAACACTAATCAGATTAGTTAAAAACAACAAAGAAAGAGGGCTAAATTATCAAAATTTTAAAATGGTTTTAACCAAGTGCTTCGCAAACCCAAGGAAAAAAATTAAGGCTGGATTAAAAGCATTAAATCTTGAAATGGAATTTTTTTCGTTTGATATTAATAAACGTCCTGAGGAGCTTGTCTTGGAAGATTTTTTTGAAATACTAAGGGCTTATGAACAACAAATCTAA